Part of the Ignavibacterium album JCM 16511 genome, ACCAATTCGATTTCATTTTTCTTTTTATAAAATCTTTTTACTACAGCTGCATCATCAAGGATTGCGACAACAATTTGTCCGTTTTTAGGATCAAGATTCGGATTAACAATCACAATATCACCGCTGAAGATGTATGCATCTTTCAAGCTATCACCTTTTACACGAAGTAAAAAGGAATCCTTGGGCATTCTTGCAATTGTAGGAAGTTCAACTGTATCAATTGCATCGGGATAAATTGTTAACGGATTTCCTGCTGCAACTTCTCCAAGAACCGGTCTTGGTATGAAAAATTTTTCCTCAACAGTAATTTCAATTGCACGGGAAAGCTTCGGATTTTTTCTGATATATCCTTTCTTTTCTATTGCCTGAAGATGCTGTTGAACTGTTGCACGATTTTTATATCCGAAATGTGAGGCAATTTCAGCAAGTGTTGGTGGAATTCCTTTGGATATTTTCTGTTCAATCAGAAAATCCAAAATTTGTTTTTGTATTTGTGTCAGTTCTTTTTTCATAGTTAATAAATATGAGTAAGAGTATGTTTAAGGTTAAGAGTAAGAATATTGAATTTGGTTTTAATCAATTTTTCTTATACTCATACTTTCCTTCTTAATCTTACTCATACTCTTAATCTTAATCTTACTCTTAAATAAATACCATACATTTGTATGGTAAAATTAAATTACCAGGGATTAAATGTCAAGTAAATATTAAATGGAATAAAAGAACTTCTTTCCGAATACTTTCGAAAAGAGAA contains:
- the lexA gene encoding transcriptional repressor LexA; protein product: MKKELTQIQKQILDFLIEQKISKGIPPTLAEIASHFGYKNRATVQQHLQAIEKKGYIRKNPKLSRAIEITVEEKFFIPRPVLGEVAAGNPLTIYPDAIDTVELPTIARMPKDSFLLRVKGDSLKDAYIFSGDIVIVNPNLDPKNGQIVVAILDDAAVVKRFYKKKNEIELVSENPDYKPIVIDKKYPSFKVVGIVVGVYRSMSKKAV